Within Solirubrobacterales bacterium, the genomic segment CGCCTTAGGTCCCGACTTACCCAGGGCAGATTAGCTTGACCCTGGAACCCTTGGTCATTCGGCGGACGGGTTTCTCGCCCGTCATTCGCTACTCATGCCTGCATTCTCACTCGTGTGGCGTCCACGACTGGATCACTCCGCCGCTTCACTCGCCACACGACGCTCTCCTACCGATCCGCACGGCTGGACCACGAAGGCCTACCAAATATGCGAATCCTACGACTTCGGCGGTGTGCTTGAGCCCCGTTACATTGTCGGCGCGGAATCACTTGACCAGTGAGCTATTACGCACTCTTTCAAGGGTGGCTGCTTCTAAGCCAACCTCCTGGTTGTCATCGCAACTCCACATCCTTTACCACTTAGCACACGCTTAGGGGCCTTAGCTGGTGGTCTGGGCTGTTTCCCTCTCGACTACGGAGCTTATCCCCCGCAGTCTCACTGCCACGCTCTCACTTACCGGCATTCGGAGTTTGGCTGACGTCAGTAACCTTGTAGGGCCCATCGGCCATCCAGTAGCTCTACCTCCGGCAAGAAACACGTGACGCTGCACCTAAATGCATTTCGGGGAGAACCAGCTATCACCGAGTTTGCTTGGCCTTTCACCCCTATCCACAGGTCATCCCCCCAGTTTTCAACCTAGGTGGGTTCGGTCCTCCACGGGGTCTTACCCCCGCTTCAACCTGCCCATGGATAGATCACTCGGCTTCGGGTCTGCAGCATGCGACTGAACGCCCTATTAAGACTCGCTTTCGCTCCGGCTTCCCATCACTGGTTAACCTTGCCACACACCACAACTCGCAGGCTCATTCTTCAAAAGGCACGCCATCGCGGCGACACAGAAGCAAGCCTCCATGTCACGACGCTCTGACTGTTTGTAAACCAACGGTTTCAGGTACTATTTCACCTCCCTCTCGGGATGCTTTTCACCTTTCCCTCACGGTACTAGTTCACTATCGGTCGTCTACTGATACTTAGCCTTACGAAGTGGTCTTCGCAGATTCATACCGGCTTGCACGGTTCCGGCATTACTCGGGTGCCTGCTCAGAGGTCAGTTGACTTTCGTGTACGGGGCTATTACCCACTGTGGCTCGCCTTTCCTGAACGATTCCACTAGCCGCTGACTTTGTAACTCTGTGGAGGGTCTTGAGCTCCTCCTAGCAGGTCCCACAACCCCCGACTGGCAACGCCTCAAGGCTATTGCACCAGCCGAGTTTAGGCTGTTCCCGTTTCGCTCGCCGCTACTCAGGGAGTCGCTGTTGCTTTCTTTTCCTCGGGTTACTTAGATGTTTCAGTTCACCCAGTTCCCTCTACCGGTGCTATGTGTTCACACCGGAGTGACACGCCATGACGCGTGCCGGGTTTCCCCATTCGGATATCCACGGGTCAACGCTTGGTCGACAGCTCACCGTGGCTTTTCGCAGTCACCCACGTCCTTCATCGGTCGTAGACGCCTAGGCATCCACCGTTGGCTCTTTGTAGCTTGGGAAAAACAAAGATGCTCGTGCTCGCTATGCAATTCTCAAGAGGCGAGTCCACGAAGCCACCGTGCCGAGCGCCGGGGCTCGGACATGCCAGATGCACATCAAACGAGGGCCGGATCGGCGGTGGTTGATCGTGAAATGCAAGAAAGAGCGAACGAATGTCGCTCCTTCAAAACGGAACAGAGAACGTCTGCCAGTGCTTCAACTGGGTAGTTTCCCCTCGATCATCGAACGAACGTCGACGCTCGAGGAGCCACTGCGGATTATCGCAGGGGCATGGAATGGAAACTCCTTAGAAAGGAGGTGATCCAGCCGCACCTTCCGGTACGGCTACCTTGTTACGACTTCACCCCAATCGCTGATCCCACCTTCGACGGCTCCCTCCCAGAGGGTTGGGCCACCGGCTTCGGGCGTTACCAACTTTCGTGGTGTGACGGGCGGTGTGTACAAGGCCCGGGAACGTATTCACCCCGGCGTTGCTGATCCGGGATTACTAGCGACTCCGGCTTCATGGAGTCGAGTTGCAGACTCCAATCCGAACTGAGACTGGCTTTAAGGGATTCGCTTCACTTCGCAGTGTTGCAGCCCGTTGTACCAGCCATTGTAGCATGTTTGCAGCCCTGGACATAAGGGGCATGATGACTTGACCTCATCCCCACCTTCCTCCGAGTTGACCCCGGCAGTCTCCTGCGAGTCCCCGCCATTACGCGCTGGCAACACAGGACAAGGGTTGCGCTCGTTGCGGGACTTAACCCAACATCTCACGACACGAGCTGACGACAGCCATGCACCACCTATCACAGGCCCCGAAGGACACCATATCTCTATGGCTTTTCCTGCGTAGTTCAATCCAGGTAAGGTTCTTCGCGTTGCCTCGAATTAAGCAACATGCTCCGCCGCTTGTGCGGGCCCCCGTCAATTCCTTTGAGTTTTAGCCTTGCGGCCGTACTCCCCAGGCGGGGCACTTAATGCGTTAGCTACGGCACGGAAAGCGTTGACGGCTCCCCACACCTAGTGCCCAACGTTTACGGCGTGGACTACCAGGGTATCTAATCCTGTTTGCTCCCCACGCTTTCGCGTCTCAGCGTCAGTAACGTCCCAGAGAGCTGCCTTCGCCGTTGGTGTTCCTCCTGATATCTGCGCATTTCACCGCTACACCAGGAATTCCACTCTCCTCTTCCGTACTCAAGTCACACAGTATCCATCGGCTTTCGAAGGTTGAGCCTCCGACTTTCACAACAGACTTATGTAACCGCCTACACGCGCTTTACGCCCAATGATTCCGGACAACGCTTGCTCCCTACGTATTACCGCGGCTGCTGGCACGTAGTTAGCCGGAGCTTCTTCTGAAGGTACCGTCAAGTGAGTCGGCTATTAACCGTCCACCCTTCTTCCCAACTGAAAGAGGTTTACAACCCGAAGGCCGTCTTCCCTCACGCGGCATTGCTGCATCAGGCTGTCGCCCATTGTGCAAGATTCCCCACTGCTGCCTCCCGTAGGAGTCTGGACCGTGTCTCAGTTCCAGTGTGGCTGATCGTCCTCTCAGACCAGCTAAGTATCGTCGGCTTGGTAGGCCTTTACCCCACCAACTACCTAATACTCCGCAGGCTCCTCCAATAGCGACTCACCCGTTCGCGGCTTTGCCCCTAAAAGGTTCGTCGCACCACTTGCATGTGTTAAGCATGCCGCCAGCGTTCGTCCTGAGCCAGGATCAAACTCTCCGTAAAAGATCCAGCCGTAGCTGAATCGCAGGAAAGTTGTCATGTTCCGTTGAGCCCTAGTACACAAACGGGCTCGGAACGTAGACAGGGTGTTAGTTACAGGCCGGACAAGCCGGCGAGACTAACCCTCTCCCCGCGCTCCTGTAAAAAGACGCGATGAGAGGTGTGATTCTTTAGCTCTAATCGAACCGCCCCGGCTGGGGACGGGTCGAATAGACAAATCTGGACCGACAAATAGTTGTGATAACCATTCATCGTTCACGCTGTTGAGTTTTCAAGGACCGGTGCAGTCGCGATGACTGCGGGAAACGGGCAAAAAGAAAGCCTCTTCTAAGCGGAGAGGCCCCGGGATAAAGCGCGTAAGAATTTGAGGCTCCTACGCCTGGGGATTTCTCCGTATGTCAGAAAGAAGCGTCACAAAGACCTGTTTCCGGCTTGACCAAGATAGCACAGGTCAAACTGATTCTGCGCCGCCTTGGCGTCGTTCTGCAATTTAGATCGCGCGCAAGCGCTTGAAACGGCGCTTTCCGACTTTCAAAACCCGTCCATCGAGCGAATCTGCCGGGAGATCAAGAGTTGTCAAAGCCTCACCGTCAAGGCTCACTCCACCCTGTTCGATCAGCCGGCGGGACTCAGACCGCGACATTCCGAAGGCATCTGCGAGCAGGCCTGGAACGTGAATCTCCTCACCGTTCGCCGAAAACGAGAAGTCCTCGATGTCCTCGGGGATGTCGTGGCTCTTGAATAGACGGTCGAAGCGGGCTTCGGCGGCGATGCCATCGTCCTCGGAGTGGAAACGGGCGACAATCGCGCGGGCGAGCGCCCGTTTCTGCTGAACCGGCGGTAGGGCTGAATCTGGCTCTGCGCCGAAGAGCAGGTCGTAGTACTGCGGCATGACCTCGTCGGGGATGCTCATAACCTTGCCGAAGATTTCTTCGGGCGACTCTGTGACTCCTATGTGATTGCCCAGGGACTTGCCCATACGGCGCACGCCGTCCGTACCGGGCAGGATCGGCATCGTCAGAACCGCTTGCTGGGCCATGCCGTGGGCGTTTTGGAAGTCGCGGCCGAGCAAAAGATTGAACTTCTGATCCGTGCCGCCGAGCTCCAGGTCGGCCTTTACGGCGACCGAGTCATAGGCCTGAAGCACTGGGTAGAGCAGCTCCAGGAGCGCGATTGGCGTGCCTTCGTAGTAACGGTTCGAGAAGTCTTCTCGCTCGAGAAGCTGCGCAACCGTGGGAATGCGCAGGAGCTTGAAAAGCTCCATCATCGACATGTCGAGCCACTCGGAATTGCGCCGCACCTCGACACGATCTGCGTCGAGGACTTTGAAGGCCTGCTCCTGGAAGGTGGCGACGTTGGCGTCGATTTCCTTGGCAGTCAGCTCCGGGCGGGTCTTTGAGCGGCCGCTTGGGTCGCCGACTCGTGCGGTGTAATCGCCGAGGATCAGGACGACTGTGTGGCCCGCGTCCTGGAACTCGCGCAGCTTTGTGAGCACCACCGTGTGGCCAAGGTGAATGTCTGGCGCGGTCGGATCGATGCCAAGCTTTATGCGTAGCGGGCGGCCAGCTTCGGCGGCCGCCTTGAGCTTTGATTCCAGCGCGCCCGCGGGGAGCGCGTCTACAGAATTGCGCTCCAGCTGCGCGGCGAGCGTTTTAGAGTCGGCCACGAGGCGATGTTAACGGGCGGCAAAGTCTTCCCTTTGACCGAATCTTCCGAGTGGCACCGTTGTTATTCTCGATGGACTCACCGCTCGGCGGTGCTCGAGCGAGACCGAACCCAGCCGCATCGATTCGCAAATTCCGCGGCTTGTGGTTGTTCGACTTACGGTCTTGCGTGCATTTATGTCACAAGGATCACCCCCGACAGGCGACGGCGCAAGGACACAGCGTCAAAGAGAAGAGGACTTGCGGAAGGCCGCAGGTCCAAAGCCGCGCGTGCGCAAGTGGCGCATCCTGTTGATCACCAGTGGATTGATTGTTCTCGCCGGGATATCCACCGTCTTCGGAATGATGATGGCCGTTGCCAGCGAACTTCCCCAGCTTGAAGATCGCCAGCAATACAAGATCTCGAAGGCGTCGATCATGTACGACGACAACGGCAAGGTGATCACCCGGCTGCGTAACAACCAGAACCGCATCCTTGTCACCAGCACACAGATTTCTCCGACGATGAAGCAAGCGGTGGTTGCGGTAGAGGATCGGCGCTTCTACGAACACGGCGGCGTGGACGCTCGCGGTATTGCCCGTGCTGTGGTTGCCGACGTGATGGGTGGTGGGGCGAAACAGGGCGCTTCGACAATTACTCAGCAGTTCGTCAAGAACGCGCTCGCAGCCCAGGATCAGCGCACCGTGATGCAGAAGCTTCGCGAGTCGGCGCTGGCCTTCCACCTCGAAAACCAGTGGACCAAGGACAAGGTGCTCACCGAGTACCTCAACGCGATCTACTTTGGCAACGGCGCATATGGCATCGAGTCTGCCGCAGAGACGTACTTCGCCAAAGCGCACCCTGGCTGCCAGCCCAAGTGTGCGCAGAAGCTTTTGCCATGGGAGGCCGCTCTACTTGCTGGTGTGATTGCCTCGCCGAGCGGCTACGACCCGCTCGTCTACCCCGCCCGCGCTACCGAACGACGCGACCTCGTTCTGACCAACATGTACAACCAGGGCTACATCACCA encodes:
- a CDS encoding tyrosine--tRNA ligase, translating into MADSKTLAAQLERNSVDALPAGALESKLKAAAEAGRPLRIKLGIDPTAPDIHLGHTVVLTKLREFQDAGHTVVLILGDYTARVGDPSGRSKTRPELTAKEIDANVATFQEQAFKVLDADRVEVRRNSEWLDMSMMELFKLLRIPTVAQLLEREDFSNRYYEGTPIALLELLYPVLQAYDSVAVKADLELGGTDQKFNLLLGRDFQNAHGMAQQAVLTMPILPGTDGVRRMGKSLGNHIGVTESPEEIFGKVMSIPDEVMPQYYDLLFGAEPDSALPPVQQKRALARAIVARFHSEDDGIAAEARFDRLFKSHDIPEDIEDFSFSANGEEIHVPGLLADAFGMSRSESRRLIEQGGVSLDGEALTTLDLPADSLDGRVLKVGKRRFKRLRAI